A stretch of Fluviicola sp. DNA encodes these proteins:
- a CDS encoding tetratricopeptide repeat protein: MKFIYTLLFICSSFQLFAQFEQTPDTSKYASYRLSVRIANNRIKADSNNAEAYLQRGYYRNLLRDFDGALQDIDKYLSLKPAEASTYKSRAKVNYEKGDLQQAIVDINKAIALKPDYYEAINDRSTLYYKTGNYEACKADLLLLLKHNPDDLSQLLYLGYCESKLEHFDKAISHFKTILTKDSLYKEAWNNIGYCYYRMGDNKKALSAINKAIQIDPRYAEAYDKRAQIKISNNDGTGALDDLNKALSYNPFLTTSLNNRTQVYMAAKKFPEALGDINLLLQLVYPTPTLLRMRADIYKELGETKLMEEDLKFAEELDK, from the coding sequence ATGAAGTTCATATACACACTCCTTTTTATTTGCAGTTCGTTTCAGCTGTTCGCCCAATTCGAGCAAACTCCCGACACCAGTAAATACGCCTCCTACCGATTATCGGTGCGCATTGCCAATAACCGCATCAAGGCCGACAGTAACAATGCGGAAGCTTACCTTCAAAGAGGTTATTACCGGAATTTACTCAGAGATTTCGACGGAGCACTGCAGGATATCGACAAGTATCTTTCCCTGAAACCGGCTGAGGCTTCCACCTATAAATCGCGTGCAAAAGTAAACTACGAAAAAGGAGACTTGCAGCAGGCAATCGTGGATATCAACAAAGCAATCGCGCTCAAACCGGATTATTATGAAGCCATCAATGACCGTTCAACCTTGTACTATAAAACCGGGAATTACGAAGCCTGCAAGGCCGATTTGCTGCTTTTACTGAAACACAATCCGGACGACCTTTCCCAGCTTCTTTACCTGGGTTACTGCGAATCAAAACTGGAACATTTCGATAAAGCCATCAGTCATTTCAAGACGATTCTGACCAAGGATTCGCTTTACAAGGAAGCCTGGAACAACATCGGTTATTGCTATTACCGCATGGGCGACAACAAAAAGGCTTTATCCGCAATCAACAAAGCCATTCAGATCGATCCGCGCTATGCAGAAGCGTATGACAAACGGGCGCAGATCAAAATTTCCAACAATGACGGAACCGGCGCACTGGATGACCTCAACAAAGCGCTTTCCTACAATCCATTTCTGACAACTTCGCTGAACAACCGGACACAGGTTTACATGGCTGCGAAAAAATTCCCGGAAGCACTCGGCGATATCAACCTTTTGCTACAATTGGTTTATCCAACGCCGACACTTTTGAGAATGCGTGCCGACATTTACAAGGAATTGGGCGAAACCAAATTGATGGAAGAAGATTTGAAATTTGCGGAAGAACTGGATAAATAA
- a CDS encoding FAD-dependent protein produces the protein MQVQFQFSPEEARDEQFIRSAISRELKLPIDSFAYKWHKRSIDARKRDIKINASFEVFPDGVIPPFEPEFNPQKVTEDSKTVHIIGAGPAGLYAGLRALELGLKPIVFERGKDVRSRRRDLAKLNKEHIVNPESNYCFGEGGAGTYSDGKLYTRSKKRGDVMRALKWFVHFGAREDIIVDAHPHIGTNKLPQIIVSMRDCIREYGGEVHFESKLTDISITNGEVEAITINGDQTIPCKALVLATGHSARDIFYLLKEKQVAIQAKAFALGVRVEHTQQIIDEIQYHGRHNDWFLPPASYALVTQVADQGVYSFCMCPGGIIAPCATENGEVVTNGWSPSKRNNPTANSGIVVSVEPTELPGYSPENSLVSLEFQQKVEQDCWRAAGSTQAVPAQRLKDFVEGKKSKDFPRTSYQPGIVSVDLNTVLPDFIAKRLRQAFKDFDRKMRGFLTNDAVLHAPESRTSSPVSVPRDSETCMSVNTKGLFPCGEGAGYAGGIISAAIDGMKCVDAVKAYYDLNA, from the coding sequence ATGCAGGTACAATTCCAATTTTCTCCGGAAGAAGCAAGAGATGAACAATTCATCCGCTCGGCTATTTCCCGCGAATTAAAACTTCCTATCGATTCCTTTGCGTATAAATGGCACAAACGTTCCATCGATGCCCGTAAACGCGATATTAAGATCAATGCCAGTTTTGAAGTGTTCCCGGATGGAGTTATTCCGCCGTTTGAACCGGAATTCAACCCGCAAAAAGTAACGGAAGATTCGAAAACAGTTCACATTATCGGTGCCGGGCCCGCAGGTTTGTATGCCGGTTTGAGAGCATTGGAACTCGGCTTGAAACCCATTGTTTTTGAACGGGGAAAAGACGTGCGTTCCAGGAGACGCGACCTGGCAAAGCTCAATAAAGAACACATCGTAAACCCCGAATCCAATTATTGTTTCGGAGAAGGCGGTGCGGGAACGTATTCGGACGGGAAGTTGTATACGCGTTCCAAAAAGCGGGGAGATGTGATGCGTGCCCTGAAGTGGTTTGTCCATTTTGGTGCTCGCGAAGACATCATTGTAGATGCACACCCGCATATCGGAACGAACAAGTTGCCCCAAATCATCGTTTCCATGCGCGATTGTATCCGCGAATACGGAGGCGAAGTGCATTTTGAATCGAAGCTCACAGATATCAGTATTACAAACGGCGAAGTTGAGGCGATTACCATCAACGGAGATCAAACGATTCCCTGTAAGGCATTGGTGCTGGCAACCGGACATTCGGCGCGTGATATTTTTTACCTGTTAAAAGAAAAACAAGTCGCTATCCAGGCCAAAGCATTTGCCCTGGGAGTCCGGGTAGAGCACACGCAGCAAATCATCGACGAAATCCAATACCACGGACGCCACAACGACTGGTTCCTGCCTCCGGCATCTTATGCCCTGGTAACGCAGGTTGCAGATCAGGGAGTTTACTCGTTCTGTATGTGTCCGGGTGGAATTATTGCGCCCTGTGCAACGGAGAACGGGGAAGTGGTAACCAATGGCTGGTCGCCTTCCAAACGCAATAACCCCACAGCCAATTCGGGGATTGTAGTAAGTGTAGAACCAACCGAATTGCCGGGTTATTCCCCGGAAAATTCGTTGGTGAGCCTGGAATTCCAGCAAAAAGTAGAACAGGATTGCTGGAGAGCAGCGGGAAGTACGCAAGCTGTTCCGGCTCAGCGCCTGAAGGATTTTGTGGAAGGAAAGAAGTCGAAAGATTTCCCGAGAACCTCTTATCAGCCGGGAATTGTTTCCGTGGACCTAAATACGGTTTTACCCGATTTTATTGCGAAAAGGTTGCGCCAGGCTTTCAAGGATTTCGATCGTAAAATGCGCGGTTTTTTGACGAATGATGCGGTGCTGCACGCTCCTGAATCACGTACATCCAGCCCGGTTTCTGTTCCCCGCGACAGTGAAACCTGTATGAGCGTCAATACCAAAGGATTGTTTCCGTGCGGAGAAGGTGCGGGCTACGCCGGCGGAATTATTTCTGCAGCTATCGACGGGATGAAATGTGTTGATGCGGTGAAAGCGTATTACGATTTGAATGCGTAA
- a CDS encoding WG repeat-containing protein codes for MTKALLFFGCMLSAGLFAQNHYQPFKIDNQFILADTNGNIPFSVRFDEVQDMISHKSEYIVRAKGKEGVVMNGKYVFPCEYDRVLPVYLFRYHLFSLEKNGKKALGTTDGVIHSGFEYEDIRKYTTSESPPDYEPDYEGNFLFAEKEEQFQLFYNVESGKTVLLTKDPVDNIQDWKEFFVFRKGKQEALYHFDTKTFVLKEIIPFSNQYIQLTREVYTILDQTAKTAKTYTYEHVLTETRENVFIPAVMPKNYRLKKEREGPAPLGQPLGKQSFVLANDRENLLAGRYGNFFNAFQRPRWLDNSITRPFQAKMSVSGAKDEWEVSSHFYEGVSQFKQKDTLFKVEADGFIGNDTMSSILLIRKGKYTGALDSHGNEILPAKYTELEHLYGNNNSEWLVVREANRSLLLFYNPLKKWIDTIFTGGKDDQFEFYGYFIRVKQTVSRKTTRMKLLQLKDFNLFKRLTVSDENEYFDSIVPDDKLPVFFKAFQDGKAGMLSNKGKVLIPFEYDSVTVNGYYFTEWKYGNPRYNGIQPVFSAYINGKQHVFHPTGDRASEHLIHTFADGSLSAAASISDDAMFAAEPAGNGLVHIYSIATGKKLTREPVRLDPESLKKTASVDYYWFVSAKDQKGKDVFIGQNGAWFVLPDKN; via the coding sequence ATGACAAAAGCACTTTTGTTTTTTGGGTGCATGCTGAGCGCAGGCTTGTTTGCCCAGAATCACTACCAACCCTTTAAGATCGATAACCAGTTTATTCTTGCCGATACCAATGGCAATATTCCTTTTTCCGTGCGATTTGATGAGGTGCAGGATATGATTTCGCATAAGAGCGAATACATTGTACGCGCTAAAGGAAAAGAGGGTGTGGTCATGAACGGTAAATATGTTTTTCCCTGTGAATATGACCGGGTACTTCCCGTTTACCTGTTCAGGTATCATCTGTTTTCATTGGAGAAAAACGGGAAGAAAGCTCTTGGAACAACAGATGGAGTGATTCATTCGGGATTTGAGTATGAAGATATCCGGAAATACACCACATCGGAAAGTCCGCCGGATTATGAGCCGGATTATGAGGGAAATTTTTTGTTCGCTGAGAAAGAAGAGCAATTTCAGTTGTTTTATAACGTCGAATCCGGTAAAACGGTTTTACTGACCAAAGACCCTGTTGACAATATCCAGGACTGGAAAGAGTTCTTCGTGTTCCGGAAAGGAAAGCAGGAAGCGTTGTATCATTTCGATACGAAAACATTTGTTTTAAAAGAAATCATCCCGTTTTCCAACCAGTATATTCAATTGACAAGGGAGGTTTACACGATTTTGGACCAAACTGCAAAGACCGCTAAAACGTATACTTACGAACATGTCTTAACGGAAACCAGAGAGAATGTATTTATACCGGCCGTTATGCCTAAAAATTACCGGTTGAAAAAAGAACGGGAAGGACCAGCTCCTTTGGGTCAGCCACTAGGTAAGCAGAGTTTTGTATTGGCGAATGATCGGGAAAATTTGCTTGCAGGAAGATATGGGAACTTTTTCAATGCCTTCCAGAGACCGAGATGGCTGGATAACTCAATAACCAGGCCTTTCCAGGCAAAAATGAGCGTTTCCGGTGCGAAAGATGAGTGGGAAGTAAGCTCACATTTTTACGAAGGAGTAAGCCAGTTTAAGCAGAAGGATACGTTGTTTAAAGTTGAAGCGGATGGATTTATCGGAAACGATACTATGAGTTCCATTTTGCTGATCCGGAAAGGGAAATACACTGGCGCGCTGGACAGTCACGGAAATGAAATTCTCCCGGCAAAATACACGGAGTTGGAGCATTTGTACGGAAACAACAACTCTGAGTGGCTGGTGGTAAGAGAAGCAAACCGTTCTCTTTTGTTGTTTTATAACCCGCTGAAGAAATGGATAGATACCATTTTTACCGGAGGTAAGGACGACCAGTTTGAGTTTTACGGGTATTTTATTCGGGTCAAACAAACTGTTTCAAGGAAAACCACCCGGATGAAACTGCTGCAGCTGAAAGATTTCAACCTGTTTAAGCGATTAACGGTCAGTGACGAAAATGAATATTTTGATTCCATCGTACCGGACGATAAGCTTCCTGTCTTTTTTAAGGCCTTTCAGGATGGAAAAGCGGGAATGCTCTCCAATAAAGGAAAAGTGCTCATTCCGTTCGAATACGATTCGGTGACTGTGAACGGGTACTATTTCACGGAATGGAAATACGGTAATCCCAGATACAATGGAATTCAACCGGTTTTTTCTGCTTACATCAACGGGAAACAGCATGTTTTTCATCCGACCGGTGACCGCGCATCGGAGCACCTGATCCATACTTTTGCGGATGGTTCGCTGAGTGCGGCGGCATCTATTTCCGACGACGCAATGTTTGCAGCAGAACCTGCCGGAAATGGACTGGTGCATATTTATTCCATCGCTACAGGAAAAAAACTGACCAGGGAACCGGTTCGTTTAGATCCTGAAAGCCTGAAAAAAACAGCTTCGGTAGATTATTACTGGTTTGTGAGTGCAAAAGATCAGAAGGGCAAAGATGTTTTCATCGGTCAGAACGGGGCGTGGTTTGTGCTGCCGGATAAAAATTAG
- a CDS encoding pyridoxal phosphate-dependent aminotransferase — protein sequence MIQLSNRVLEMEESATLAMSRKSRELRAQGKDIISLSLGEPDFHTPDFIKKAAEEAMEQNFTTYTPVPGYDDLRDAIANKFNRDNGIPYKRENIVVSTGAKQSIANLVMAVINPGDEVIIPAPYWVSYAEIVKVAGGIPVVVATTIESDFKFTPEQFRQALSPKTKMMMFSSPCNPTGTVYTKEELRALADVVKENPDILVMSDEIYEHINFVGHNHSMAQFEDVREQIVTVNGVSKAWAMTGWRVGYIGAPKEIAEACNKIQGQFTSGTCSIAQRATIAAVNADPAILKDMVKAFENRRKLVLDALDKMPGVKSNQPGGAFYVFPDISSFFGKKHGDATINTAEDLCMYLLDKGVALVSGEAFGDANCMRISYAASEETLTEAMKRVANALAELN from the coding sequence ATGATTCAATTATCTAATCGCGTATTGGAAATGGAAGAGTCGGCAACCCTGGCCATGTCTCGAAAAAGCAGAGAATTACGTGCCCAGGGAAAAGACATCATTTCATTGAGTTTGGGAGAACCGGATTTTCATACCCCGGATTTCATTAAAAAAGCAGCCGAAGAGGCCATGGAGCAGAACTTCACTACATATACACCTGTTCCCGGATACGATGATTTGAGAGATGCCATTGCGAATAAATTCAACCGTGATAACGGGATTCCGTACAAACGTGAAAACATTGTTGTTTCAACCGGGGCAAAGCAATCGATTGCCAACCTGGTGATGGCTGTTATCAATCCGGGCGATGAGGTTATCATTCCGGCGCCTTACTGGGTTTCCTATGCAGAGATCGTGAAAGTGGCCGGTGGTATTCCGGTGGTGGTTGCTACGACTATTGAAAGCGATTTTAAATTTACCCCGGAGCAATTCCGCCAAGCACTTTCCCCGAAAACCAAAATGATGATGTTCTCATCGCCTTGTAATCCTACGGGAACGGTTTATACCAAAGAAGAATTGAGAGCATTGGCAGATGTGGTGAAAGAAAATCCGGATATTCTTGTAATGTCGGACGAAATCTACGAACACATCAATTTCGTGGGACACAACCATTCCATGGCACAATTTGAAGACGTTCGTGAGCAAATCGTAACCGTAAACGGCGTTTCGAAAGCCTGGGCAATGACCGGTTGGAGAGTCGGATACATCGGTGCTCCGAAAGAAATTGCAGAAGCCTGTAATAAAATCCAGGGACAGTTCACTTCAGGAACATGTTCCATCGCACAACGTGCAACCATTGCCGCAGTCAATGCAGATCCTGCTATTCTGAAAGACATGGTGAAAGCATTTGAGAACAGACGGAAACTGGTGTTGGATGCTTTGGACAAGATGCCGGGTGTGAAGAGCAATCAACCGGGCGGAGCATTTTATGTGTTCCCGGACATTTCCAGTTTCTTCGGGAAAAAGCATGGAGATGCGACGATCAATACTGCAGAGGATTTGTGCATGTACCTGTTGGATAAAGGAGTGGCGCTGGTTTCCGGCGAAGCTTTCGGTGATGCCAACTGTATGCGTATTTCCTACGCAGCTTCAGAAGAAACATTGACCGAAGCCATGAAACGCGTTGCAAACGCATTAGCAGAATTGAATTAA
- a CDS encoding two-component regulator propeller domain-containing protein, producing the protein MKAFLIGASVIFCLYSAQTSDVKKQEASIPKPDYREDTVVYGPQPPCYYSNAVSEYVRRVFQDSRGFLWFGTNSDGLALFDGYKLSYLTTSDGLSGSQVTGIMEDKQGKVWFSTNNGISRYDIAAGPGKSFRNFGEKEGLSDKSTWCIFQDSRGTIWAGTSRGLCRFNGETFEAFSLPNAQKSWIRAITEDRKGNLWFATADKGAFKFDGKNFLQLNTKDGLCSNNLTCILEDKHGYMWFGSMDNGISKYTPTGKGKKDFQTFNAQNGIGGNEVWTVYEDPKENIWFSCEGFGIYLYQNQKIYNYHEKQGLHMGAVQAFYQDKFGLMWIGGGGGLVRFTGDSFKIITREGPWDDGC; encoded by the coding sequence ATGAAAGCATTTTTAATCGGGGCATCGGTCATTTTTTGCCTTTACAGCGCGCAAACTTCAGACGTCAAAAAACAGGAAGCATCCATTCCAAAACCGGATTACCGGGAAGATACCGTGGTTTACGGCCCTCAGCCACCTTGTTATTACAGCAATGCTGTGAGTGAATACGTTCGGCGTGTTTTCCAGGACAGCCGGGGATTTTTGTGGTTCGGAACAAACTCAGACGGCCTGGCGCTTTTCGACGGGTATAAACTTTCTTACCTGACTACTTCAGACGGGCTCAGCGGGTCGCAGGTTACAGGAATCATGGAAGACAAACAGGGTAAAGTATGGTTTTCTACCAATAACGGCATTTCCAGGTATGACATTGCTGCCGGTCCGGGAAAAAGCTTCCGGAATTTCGGGGAAAAAGAAGGTTTGAGCGATAAAAGCACCTGGTGTATTTTCCAGGACAGCAGAGGCACCATTTGGGCAGGAACATCCCGGGGATTGTGCCGTTTTAACGGGGAAACCTTTGAAGCTTTCTCCTTGCCTAACGCTCAAAAAAGCTGGATCCGAGCCATTACAGAAGACCGGAAAGGAAATTTGTGGTTTGCTACCGCAGACAAGGGCGCTTTTAAATTCGACGGGAAGAACTTCCTGCAACTGAACACAAAAGACGGCTTGTGCTCAAACAACCTGACCTGCATCCTGGAAGACAAACACGGATATATGTGGTTCGGCTCCATGGATAACGGTATCAGCAAATACACTCCTACGGGGAAAGGAAAGAAGGATTTTCAAACGTTCAATGCCCAAAACGGGATCGGTGGCAATGAGGTATGGACCGTCTACGAAGACCCGAAAGAGAACATCTGGTTTTCCTGCGAAGGTTTCGGGATTTACCTATACCAAAACCAGAAGATTTACAACTACCATGAAAAGCAAGGACTCCACATGGGAGCAGTGCAAGCATTTTACCAGGATAAATTTGGTCTGATGTGGATTGGCGGCGGCGGCGGGTTGGTTCGCTTCACCGGGGATTCTTTCAAAATAATTACCAGGGAAGGTCCGTGGGACGACGGATGCTAA
- a CDS encoding RNA methyltransferase → MKKNRDQEMLFVVEGEKSVLEGLSAFASHLELVVSLEAFSEQIPGQFHSKTFTVTTKELEQISELKTPNKCMAVFKRPDTGLLNDAFTIVLDGIQDPGNMGTILRLADWFGVKQVVCSKDTVDCYNSKVIQSSMGAIYRIPVHYTDLASYLKNSPQQKYGAMLNGTNYKTIDYPKDGILIMGNEGKGVRPEIEALIDVPVTIPRFGEAESLNVATATAILLAEIIQ, encoded by the coding sequence TTGAAAAAAAACCGGGACCAGGAAATGCTTTTCGTTGTGGAAGGCGAAAAATCAGTACTTGAAGGACTTTCTGCCTTTGCCTCGCATTTAGAATTGGTCGTTTCACTGGAAGCATTCTCCGAGCAAATTCCGGGCCAGTTCCATTCCAAAACTTTTACGGTTACAACAAAGGAGTTAGAACAAATCTCCGAATTGAAAACTCCCAATAAATGCATGGCTGTTTTTAAACGCCCCGACACGGGGTTATTGAACGATGCATTTACCATTGTTCTGGACGGAATCCAGGATCCCGGAAATATGGGAACAATCCTGCGATTAGCCGATTGGTTCGGGGTGAAACAGGTTGTTTGTTCCAAAGACACGGTGGATTGTTACAATTCGAAAGTGATCCAATCCTCCATGGGAGCAATTTACCGCATTCCGGTCCATTATACGGATCTGGCAAGCTATTTGAAGAACAGTCCGCAGCAAAAATACGGTGCCATGCTGAACGGAACGAATTATAAAACAATCGATTATCCGAAAGACGGAATCCTGATCATGGGAAATGAGGGAAAAGGTGTCCGTCCGGAGATTGAAGCACTGATCGATGTTCCGGTAACCATTCCGCGTTTCGGGGAAGCAGAATCGCTCAATGTAGCCACTGCAACAGCCATTTTGCTGGCAGAAATCATTCAATAA
- a CDS encoding bifunctional ADP-heptose synthase — MTIHEILAAFKTKRILVIGDVMIDAYMLGKVHRISPEAPVPIISLGKEEQRLGGAANVGLNLQSLGANPVICSVVGNDQKGHDLTDLLNGLNMSVNGILKSSERVTTVKTRVIGNNQHLLRIDAEDTHALSAAEEDAFLEKIRSVLDAEAIDAIIFEDYNKGVLTPKVISEVVKWASEKKIPTTVDPKKENFLAYKGVTLFKPNLKELKEGIGIDCSYQQRDLFNQAVSELEKALDNEITFVTLSEHGVFIKKDEADYHTPAHFRNIADVSGAGDTVISVATLCLTAELSIESIAELSNLAGGLVCEKSGVVSIDPDQLIQECEGKQYN, encoded by the coding sequence ATGACGATACACGAAATACTTGCTGCATTCAAAACCAAACGCATTTTAGTGATTGGTGATGTGATGATAGATGCTTACATGCTGGGAAAAGTTCACCGCATAAGCCCCGAAGCACCGGTTCCCATTATCAGTTTGGGGAAAGAAGAGCAGCGATTGGGTGGAGCAGCAAATGTGGGATTGAACCTGCAGTCTTTGGGCGCAAACCCGGTTATCTGTTCTGTAGTTGGCAACGACCAAAAAGGACATGACCTGACAGATCTGCTGAACGGGTTGAACATGTCAGTAAACGGGATTTTGAAAAGTTCCGAACGTGTAACGACTGTGAAAACACGTGTAATCGGGAACAATCAGCACCTGTTGCGAATTGACGCGGAAGATACGCACGCTTTATCCGCAGCGGAAGAAGATGCTTTCCTGGAGAAGATCCGTTCTGTTTTGGATGCAGAAGCCATTGATGCGATCATTTTTGAAGATTACAACAAGGGAGTACTGACTCCGAAAGTAATCAGTGAAGTGGTGAAATGGGCTTCCGAGAAAAAGATTCCAACCACGGTTGACCCGAAAAAAGAGAATTTCCTGGCATATAAAGGAGTAACGCTTTTCAAGCCGAACCTGAAAGAATTGAAAGAAGGAATAGGGATTGATTGCTCTTACCAACAGCGCGATTTGTTTAACCAGGCCGTTTCCGAACTGGAAAAAGCACTGGATAATGAAATTACGTTCGTAACACTTTCGGAACACGGCGTTTTTATTAAGAAAGACGAAGCGGATTACCACACACCGGCGCATTTCCGGAACATTGCGGATGTAAGCGGGGCAGGTGATACGGTTATTTCCGTGGCAACCTTGTGCCTCACAGCCGAACTTTCTATCGAAAGCATTGCGGAATTATCCAATTTGGCCGGAGGTTTGGTTTGTGAAAAAAGCGGGGTGGTAAGTATTGATCCGGATCAGTTGATCCAGGAATGTGAAGGAAAACAATATAATTAA
- the ubiE gene encoding bifunctional demethylmenaquinone methyltransferase/2-methoxy-6-polyprenyl-1,4-benzoquinol methylase UbiE produces the protein MERKVVKPYGKDDKSKKEEVAEMFNKISKRYDFLNHFLSVGIDKIWRRKAVNMLKEIQPKRILDLATGTGDFAIQLMKLKPEEIVGMDISEGMLEVGREKMKKRKLDKTISMRLGDSENLPFEDNYFDALTVGFGVRNYENLEKGLSEMLRVVRPGGKLIILEFSKPKKFPVKQYYAFHSKYIIPFFGKRISKDDKAYAYLPESVAAFPEGKAFTDILEKLGYHKVAARLVSGGIATIYSGIK, from the coding sequence ATGGAGAGAAAAGTTGTAAAACCATACGGTAAAGACGATAAATCGAAGAAGGAAGAAGTTGCGGAGATGTTCAACAAGATCTCCAAGCGTTATGATTTCCTGAATCATTTTTTATCGGTTGGAATTGACAAGATCTGGAGAAGAAAGGCAGTTAACATGCTGAAAGAGATCCAGCCGAAACGTATTCTGGACCTGGCTACCGGAACAGGCGATTTTGCTATTCAGTTGATGAAATTGAAACCGGAAGAAATCGTAGGAATGGATATTTCCGAAGGGATGCTGGAAGTAGGGCGCGAAAAAATGAAGAAACGCAAGTTGGATAAAACCATTTCCATGCGTTTGGGCGATTCCGAAAACCTGCCTTTTGAAGACAATTACTTCGATGCATTGACCGTTGGTTTCGGAGTGCGTAACTATGAGAACCTGGAAAAAGGCTTGTCGGAAATGCTGCGCGTAGTTCGTCCGGGAGGAAAACTGATCATCCTGGAATTCTCCAAACCGAAGAAATTCCCCGTAAAACAGTATTATGCCTTCCATTCCAAATACATCATTCCGTTCTTTGGTAAACGTATTTCGAAGGACGATAAAGCGTATGCTTACTTACCGGAATCGGTTGCCGCATTCCCGGAAGGAAAAGCATTTACGGATATCCTCGAAAAACTGGGGTATCACAAAGTAGCTGCCAGATTGGTTTCAGGAGGAATTGCAACGATCTATTCGGGGATAAAGTAA
- a CDS encoding porin family protein: MNTKWAITFVGVLMTGMLFAQPEKPKNYKRFDERWIHFGFMLGVNTANFKAVPATDAYSSYGLRSLETKRQPGGQVGIVTTVKLGHPVVRLRFIPTLSFQERAVQYYYQDPDPSKTKDLFKEERVNSTNLDFPLMLQFRTLRINNFAAYVLVGGQYSYDLQSQEEASQNFIDPFIKIKANDFQGQVGGGLEWFAPFFKFGFEVKFSQSFQNSLIQDNSPVSKPINSLYNKVLWISLIFEG, translated from the coding sequence ATGAATACAAAATGGGCCATAACGTTTGTCGGTGTTTTAATGACCGGTATGCTGTTCGCGCAACCTGAAAAACCGAAGAACTACAAACGTTTTGATGAACGCTGGATTCACTTCGGGTTCATGCTGGGTGTGAATACGGCCAATTTTAAAGCCGTTCCGGCCACGGATGCCTATTCCAGTTACGGATTAAGATCCCTGGAAACCAAACGTCAGCCCGGCGGACAGGTCGGAATTGTGACAACGGTCAAGCTGGGCCATCCGGTGGTTCGTTTGCGTTTTATTCCTACTTTATCTTTCCAGGAACGGGCTGTCCAGTATTATTACCAGGATCCGGATCCAAGCAAAACAAAAGACCTTTTCAAGGAAGAACGGGTGAATTCCACGAACCTGGATTTCCCGCTGATGCTCCAGTTCCGTACATTGCGCATTAATAATTTTGCGGCGTATGTGCTGGTCGGCGGACAATATTCCTACGATTTGCAATCCCAGGAAGAAGCTTCCCAAAACTTCATCGACCCGTTTATCAAGATCAAGGCAAATGATTTCCAGGGACAGGTTGGGGGAGGCCTCGAGTGGTTTGCTCCTTTCTTCAAGTTCGGCTTCGAAGTAAAATTCTCCCAGAGTTTCCAGAATTCATTGATCCAGGATAATTCACCGGTTTCCAAACCGATCAACAGTCTTTACAACAAGGTGCTTTGGATCTCGCTCATCTTCGAAGGATAA